One Glycine max cultivar Williams 82 chromosome 3, Glycine_max_v4.0, whole genome shotgun sequence DNA window includes the following coding sequences:
- the LOC100787725 gene encoding ras-related protein RABA3-like: MNQEMNGVEAERVKVNVHDKIDYVFKVVVIGDSAVGKTQILSRFAKNEFCFDSKSTIGVEFQTRTVTINGKVIKAQIWDTAGQERYRAVTSAYYRGALGAMLVYDISKRQSFDHVARWVDELRAHADSSIVIMLIGNKGDLVDQRVVHAEDAVEFAEDQGLFFSETSALSGENVESAFFKLLEEIHRVISKRSLECGNGKANADNNLATLKGSKIDVISGAELEITDMKKLSSCSC, from the exons ATGAATCAGGAAATGAATGGGGTTGAGGCAGAGAGGGTGAAAGTGAATGTGCATGACAAAATAGATTATGTGTTTAAGGTGGTGGTGATAGGGGACTCAGCTGTGGGTAAGACTCAGATACTGTCAAGGTTTGCAAAGAATGAATTCTGCTTTGACTCAAAATCTACCATTGGAGTTGAGTTCCAGACAAGAACTGTCACAATTAATGGCAAAGTCATCAAAGCCCAGATCTGGGATACTGCTGGCCAAGAAAG GTACAGGGCAGTGACAAGTGCATACTACAGAGGTGCATTAGGGGCCATGCTGGTGTACGACATTAGTAAAAGACAGTCGTTTGATCATGTGGCTAGGTGGGTTGACGAACTGAGAGCACACGCCGACAGTTCCATTGTGATCATGCTCATTGGGAACAAAGGTGACCTTGTGGACCAAAGAGTGGTACATGCTGAAGATGCAGTGGAGTTTGCAGAGGATCAGGGCCTCTTCTTCTCTGAGACTTCAGCTCTCAGTGGTGAGAATGTGGAGAGTGCCTTTTTCAAGTTGCTGGAAGAGATCCATAGGGTTATCTCAAAGAGGTCCTTGGAATGTGGTAATGGGAAGGCCAATGCAGACAACAATCTTGCCACTCTTAAAGGgtcaaaaatagatgttatctCAGGTGCTGAATTAGAAATTACTGATATGAAGAAGTTGTCTTCATGTTCTTGTTAA